The region GTTGACGGTCTTGTACCAGTAGTCCCACCCCTCGGGGTCGTCGTGGGCCATGGAGCCGACGAGCACCAGCTGGACCTCCCCCACCTCCTCCTTGACCATGCGGTAGACGTCGATGACGCCGAGGGGGTCCTTCCAGGGGTCGAAGCGGGAGACCTGCAGCAGAAAGGGACGCTCGACGTCGACCCCGAACTGGCTGACGATGTAGCTGGCGTCGTCCCGCGAGAGGGCCATGTTCTTGGGCGAGAGCGGGTCTATGGCCGGGGGGATGAGGGTGAGCCCGGGCATCTCGACGCCGGGCGGGGTGTACTCGCGCATGGTGTAGACCTGGGCGTCGTAGTCGGCTATGTACGGCCACAGGTAGTCGAGAACCTGCCGGTTGGGGGTGGAGGTGTCGATGTGGCAGCGCCAGATCCAACGCGTCCCCTCCCCCAACCCCCCGGAGAACTCCCGCACGAGCGCGGGCTGCGGGTCGTGGACGAAGACTATGTCCCACTCCTCGCCGGACTCGGCGAGCGCCTGCGCGGTCCTGCGGTTGTACTCCTCGTAGATGGCCCGGTCCTCTATTGTCAGCTCGTAGTCGGCGCCCTGCAGGGCGTTGTGGAACCTCTTGGTGACGTTGAAGAAGGGCTCGGCGCCGAACATTATGGCCCACTCCACCTCGAGCCCGGCGTCGCGGGCCAGAGGCACGAGGGTGTAGAGGATCTCCGCCACCCCGCCCCCGAAGCTGGTGGCGTTTATGTGCAACACCCGCGCCCCCCGCAGGCGCCCGGCGAGCTCCTGCAGCTCCCCGTAGAGCTCGCGGCGGATGATGCTGCGGTAGTCGGCCAGCGCCTTGTGGCCCGGGTTGACCCGCTGCAGCACGGCGTCCTCGCCTACCCTGTCTCCGGCAAAGCTCTCACTTCAGGGGTTACTGTACTTTATCCGGCGCGAGCCGTTCAACGCGGGGAGCGGGCGCCGCCCCGGGCTCAGCCGTTCGAGGCTTCTTCTACGGAGGCGCCCCGGCGCCGGATCATCCGGAGGCGCGTCCCGTCGGGGGCGGAGTCCACGACCATCTCGTCGACGAGGTGCCGGATCACGGCGAGGCCGAAGCCCCCGTACCCGTCGGGGGAGCCCCCGGCCTCCTCGATGTCGAACCCGCCGCCGGCGTCGGTGACGGTTATCTGCACGGCCTCGGGGAGGATCCTGTACTCTATCTCGAAGTGGTCCACCGCGGCGTGGCGTATGACGTTGGTCGCCGCCTCGGTGACCGCCAGCTTCAGGTCGTAGGTCTCCTCCGGCCCGAAGCCGGCCACCCGGGCGACGTGGGAGACCACGAGGCGTGCCAGCATGACGTACTCGGGGTTGCTGGGGACCCGCAGGGAGAGCGGCTCGGAGAGCCGCTGCTGCTGCGCCCGTATTCCCTCTTTCGCCCCGCGTCTCATCGATCTCAGGTTCCCGAAGCCGGTAGGTTACATCGTCTCCAACTTCAGGATTCTATCTTACCCAGATCGCGAAAGGTTAACCCGCGGGGAGCGAAAAACGCGCCCTACTCCGCCGGGCGGGCCTCCTCCGCGGCCCGCCGGGGTGCGCCGTCGTGGGCGCCGCCCGCGTCGCGCAGGAAGGGCCGGAAGAGGTCTATGGGCACGGGCAGGATGATCGTGGAGTTCTGGTTCACCGCGATCTCGCCCATGGTCTGGAAGAGCCTGAGCTGCAGCGCGGTGGGGCTGTCCAGGCGGTCCGCGGCCTGGCGGAGGCGCTCGGAGGCCTGGTACTCGCCCTCGGCGGCGATGATCTTGGCCCTCCGCTCGCGCTCGCTCTCGGCCTGGCGGGCCATGGCCCGCTGCATCTGCTGCGGGATCTCCACGTCCTTCACCTCGACGGTGCTGACCTTGACGCCCCAGGGGTCGGTCTGCTCGTCGATGATGCGCTGCAGCTCGTTGTTTATGGCCTCCCGGTTGGTCAGCAGGTCGTCGAGGTCTTTCTGCCCCAGCACGCTGCGCAGGGTGGTCTGGGAGATCTGGCTGGTCGCCAGCACGTGGTTCTCGACCTCGATGACGCTCTTGTTGGGGTCGACGACCCTGAAGTAGACGACGGCATTCACCCGGGCGGGGACGTTGTCGCGGGTGATGATGTCCTGCGGCGGAACGTCCATGGTGACGGTCCTGAGGTCCACCTTGACCATGTTGTCCACGAGCGGGAAGAGCAGGAAGAGCCCCGGCCCTTTGGGCCCGCCGCGCACCCGCCCGAGGCGGAAGATCACCCCCCGCTCGTACTCCTTGACGATCTTTACGGCGCTGAAGAAGATGTAGGCGGCAACGACGATGACGACGATGACGAAGACCAGAAACCCTATCCCGGCCGCCTGCAGCAGAGCAAGACCCATAGGGAGAGCACCCTCCTCCTGAAAAGAGCCCACAACCGGCAAAACCCTCCCGCCCTTTATACCACGCAGCACACGGCACGAAGGGAGCCGGGGGGCCCGAGCATCGGGCCCCCCGGCGGGCTACCGGCGGAAATGCCGCGGTCGGGTCAGATCAGACGCTTCGCCCCCACGTAGCCGTCGGACCAGATGGCCTCCTCGCGGACCACGGTGCCGGGGTAGGGGGCGTGGATCACGGTCCCGCTGCCCGTGGCTATGCCATCGTGGGTGATGCCCCCGCCGCCCTGGGCCCAGAAGACCACGTCGCCCGGCCCCGGCGTGGAG is a window of Rubrobacter xylanophilus DSM 9941 DNA encoding:
- a CDS encoding glycosyltransferase, with the translated sequence MLQRVNPGHKALADYRSIIRRELYGELQELAGRLRGARVLHINATSFGGGVAEILYTLVPLARDAGLEVEWAIMFGAEPFFNVTKRFHNALQGADYELTIEDRAIYEEYNRRTAQALAESGEEWDIVFVHDPQPALVREFSGGLGEGTRWIWRCHIDTSTPNRQVLDYLWPYIADYDAQVYTMREYTPPGVEMPGLTLIPPAIDPLSPKNMALSRDDASYIVSQFGVDVERPFLLQVSRFDPWKDPLGVIDVYRMVKEEVGEVQLVLVGSMAHDDPEGWDYWYKTVNYAGGDPDIFLFSNLTNVGAIEVNAFQSLADVVIQKSIREGFGLVVSEALWKARPVVASRVGGIPMQITAGGGILIDTIPEAAAACAKLLSDPEFAREMGRRGKEHVRANFLTPRLLRDDLRLFAKLLGV
- a CDS encoding ATP-binding protein, with translation MRRGAKEGIRAQQQRLSEPLSLRVPSNPEYVMLARLVVSHVARVAGFGPEETYDLKLAVTEAATNVIRHAAVDHFEIEYRILPEAVQITVTDAGGGFDIEEAGGSPDGYGGFGLAVIRHLVDEMVVDSAPDGTRLRMIRRRGASVEEASNG
- a CDS encoding slipin family protein, producing the protein MGLALLQAAGIGFLVFVIVVIVVAAYIFFSAVKIVKEYERGVIFRLGRVRGGPKGPGLFLLFPLVDNMVKVDLRTVTMDVPPQDIITRDNVPARVNAVVYFRVVDPNKSVIEVENHVLATSQISQTTLRSVLGQKDLDDLLTNREAINNELQRIIDEQTDPWGVKVSTVEVKDVEIPQQMQRAMARQAESERERRAKIIAAEGEYQASERLRQAADRLDSPTALQLRLFQTMGEIAVNQNSTIILPVPIDLFRPFLRDAGGAHDGAPRRAAEEARPAE